In a genomic window of Desulfurobacterium atlanticum:
- the tnpA gene encoding IS200/IS605 family transposase yields the protein MEYKLDKGCHSVYSLQFHLVLVVKYRKKVLIGKLAERLKEIVVEVAEHFGIEIIEQETDKDHIHILFSSRPTVMLSRFVNSLKSVTSRKLRREFPEVMRKELWGGKFWSPSYFIATTGQVKLEDIKRYVQSQGRK from the coding sequence ATGGAGTACAAGCTGGATAAAGGGTGTCATTCTGTATATTCCCTTCAGTTCCACCTTGTATTAGTGGTAAAGTATAGGAAAAAGGTTCTGATAGGGAAGCTTGCAGAAAGACTAAAGGAGATAGTTGTGGAAGTAGCAGAGCACTTTGGTATTGAGATAATAGAGCAGGAAACGGATAAAGACCACATTCACATCCTGTTTTCCTCACGACCTACGGTTATGCTTTCAAGGTTTGTGAATTCACTCAAGTCAGTAACATCAAGAAAACTGAGGAGAGAGTTCCCAGAAGTTATGAGAAAGGAGCTTTGGGGTGGAAAGTTCTGGTCTCCATCCTACTTCATAGCAACGACTGGACAGGTGAAACTGGAGGACATAAAAAGATATGTCCAGAGCCAAGGAAGAAAGTAA
- a CDS encoding RNA-guided endonuclease InsQ/TnpB family protein — protein sequence MSRAKEESKFLLTYKFRAYPSALQEYKLENWLFALCWLYNHALEERKRVWKEERRTVKYSEQQNNLPKLKKKEPILKLVHSQVLQDTLRRVDKAFQKFFQDLERKKKGEKVKVGYPKKKPIAKYKSLTFSQVWMKQKGKLVPIIKLEKKNNRFAYLHLPKIGKLKIRLHREIDWTRAKTVTVKREPSGNWYVCISVEVDLDQILKEAEERVERKIKTVGIDLGVKHLAVTSKKDYIKHPKFIQKLEKRLKREQKKLSRKEKGSRNFEKQKKKVAKIHEKIKNARRDFLHKLSRKLVGRYHLISFEDLDIPGLVENNPLAKLILDAGWGTLITFTTYKAVMAGVKVVKVDAAYTTQECSYCGLKVPKTLADRMHKCPRSE from the coding sequence ATGTCCAGAGCCAAGGAAGAAAGTAAATTTTTGCTTACCTATAAATTCAGAGCTTATCCTTCTGCTCTGCAGGAATACAAGTTGGAAAACTGGCTTTTTGCTCTATGCTGGCTCTACAACCATGCACTTGAAGAAAGGAAAAGAGTCTGGAAGGAAGAGAGGAGAACTGTAAAATATTCAGAACAACAAAACAACCTACCTAAGCTCAAGAAGAAAGAACCGATACTAAAACTTGTTCACTCCCAAGTTCTCCAAGATACACTCAGGAGAGTAGATAAAGCATTCCAAAAGTTTTTCCAAGATTTAGAGAGGAAGAAGAAAGGAGAAAAGGTAAAGGTTGGTTACCCAAAAAAGAAACCGATAGCGAAATACAAGTCTCTTACTTTTTCGCAAGTCTGGATGAAACAGAAAGGGAAATTAGTTCCGATAATCAAACTGGAAAAGAAGAATAACCGATTTGCATACCTTCACCTACCCAAGATAGGTAAACTCAAGATAAGACTGCATAGAGAAATTGACTGGACAAGAGCAAAGACAGTAACAGTAAAGAGAGAACCAAGCGGAAACTGGTATGTATGCATAAGCGTAGAAGTTGACCTTGACCAGATACTCAAAGAGGCAGAAGAAAGGGTAGAAAGAAAGATAAAAACGGTAGGAATAGACTTAGGAGTGAAACATCTTGCAGTGACCAGTAAAAAAGACTACATAAAGCATCCGAAATTTATACAAAAACTTGAGAAAAGACTAAAGAGAGAACAGAAGAAACTATCAAGGAAAGAAAAAGGGAGCAGAAACTTTGAAAAGCAAAAAAAGAAAGTAGCAAAGATACACGAAAAAATAAAAAACGCAAGAAGAGACTTTCTCCATAAACTATCAAGGAAGTTAGTAGGAAGATACCATCTGATAAGCTTTGAAGACCTTGACATACCCGGTCTTGTAGAAAACAACCCATTAGCAAAACTAATACTTGATGCAGGATGGGGAACACTCATTACCTTTACCACCTATAAAGCCGTAATGGCAGGGGTAAAGGTGGTAAAAGTAGATGCGGCATATACAACTCAAGAATGTTCTTACTGTGGACTAAAAGTTCCCAAAACATTAGCAGATAGGATGCACAAATGTCCGAGATCGGAATAG